One genomic window of Chitinophagaceae bacterium includes the following:
- a CDS encoding glycosyltransferase yields the protein MAVSKKNNLLAKNDGKISLIIPCYNEENRIEQLVSGLQEFVKKGILSYEIIVVDDGSTDGTVNSLKTNEFIKSQQEAGKCSLILMDKNQGKGAALKKGVEAAAGSHVLTLDADMSARPAELEKWLSINNNKLPENEIWIASREHADSKITEVSSRRWTGRIFNFCVRLLTPLRHRDTQCGFKLYPADVAKKLFAAQVSTGWAHDVELLYRAEQNNIAVTDMPVKWEAQSGSKISPLKDSLPMFLSVLAVSIRLKWNYYISTPLAMLSAKNKDISFEPAEKQDALFRMLFSVSSVLLFFIMTTLSFQFGITGDERVQKDYGEKVLDYFTTFGKDHAALEFKNLYFYGGFFDMLCAAANRYIGVLDPYDMRHLLNAIFGFLMIFFAALIAKRLGSWRSGFIALVLLAISPQLFGQSMNNPKDIPFAAAYAFSIYQFFKWIQELPNPSVRTLIYASVGIAVAIGIRVGGLILVGILIVFLFTEWIFNKQLREKIKEQGNYIRIIKHLVMVSAAGYFGSLLFWPYGLAAPFSNPFKALGEMQNFSTTIRILFDGKHIMSNEVPWNYIPVWISITTPLIILIPAALMVVSTLAARKYFRWEYMLLLIFVIIFPWAYAVYKKSSLYDGLRHFLFIVPLITVLAALFFDFLFRSAKNANVRGALAALLLIGIFFPLSWSIKNHPDEYCYFNELTGGIKGAYGNYETDYWMNSIRESTDWFHAQKELMGGEKKITVATNCIEPVKYYFRNDTAKVKVIYVRYYSRASKDWDYGIFYSRFIDQSQLKNKSWPNTHTIYEAKADEVPLSIVVERKDKSDFYAAEELEKKNFIVADSLYSKAVQYDPKNEEALAGLGTSQLQLNEPQKAIQSITQSLQVYPANFTALSLLGLAYAQSGKTEQAIQLLNQSLEANPNNPQPYYYLGLIYQQKGDNATAQRYFDVVKQFQQAGQQ from the coding sequence ATGGCAGTATCAAAAAAAAATAATCTTCTTGCAAAAAACGATGGGAAAATATCGCTGATCATTCCCTGCTACAATGAAGAAAACCGCATCGAACAATTAGTGAGCGGCCTGCAGGAATTTGTAAAAAAAGGAATCCTGAGCTATGAAATAATTGTGGTGGATGATGGCAGCACTGATGGAACCGTAAATTCACTTAAGACCAACGAATTCATAAAAAGTCAGCAGGAAGCAGGTAAATGCAGCCTCATCCTTATGGATAAAAACCAGGGAAAGGGTGCAGCTTTAAAAAAAGGAGTGGAAGCGGCTGCTGGCTCTCATGTGCTAACACTGGATGCCGATATGTCCGCAAGACCGGCCGAATTGGAAAAGTGGCTGTCCATCAACAATAATAAGTTACCGGAAAATGAGATATGGATCGCATCGCGAGAACACGCTGATTCAAAAATCACTGAAGTAAGTTCCCGCAGATGGACAGGTCGCATCTTTAATTTTTGTGTTCGCCTCCTCACTCCTCTCCGCCATCGCGACACGCAATGCGGATTTAAACTGTATCCCGCTGATGTTGCAAAGAAATTATTTGCTGCCCAGGTTTCCACCGGTTGGGCGCATGATGTGGAGCTGTTGTACCGGGCGGAACAAAATAATATTGCAGTAACAGACATGCCTGTGAAATGGGAAGCTCAGTCAGGCAGCAAAATTTCGCCCTTAAAAGATTCGCTACCGATGTTTTTAAGTGTGCTGGCTGTCTCCATTCGTTTAAAATGGAATTACTACATCAGCACTCCGCTTGCCATGCTTTCTGCAAAAAATAAAGATATTTCATTTGAGCCGGCAGAAAAGCAGGATGCACTTTTCAGGATGTTGTTTTCAGTTTCGTCAGTGCTTCTGTTTTTTATCATGACCACACTGAGCTTTCAGTTTGGAATTACCGGAGATGAAAGAGTGCAGAAAGATTACGGTGAAAAAGTGCTCGATTACTTTACCACATTTGGAAAAGACCATGCTGCACTCGAATTCAAAAATCTTTATTTCTACGGTGGTTTTTTCGATATGCTCTGCGCTGCAGCCAATCGTTATATCGGCGTGCTGGACCCGTATGACATGCGCCATTTACTGAATGCCATCTTCGGATTTCTAATGATCTTCTTCGCTGCCTTAATTGCTAAGCGACTCGGAAGCTGGCGAAGCGGATTCATAGCTTTGGTGTTGCTGGCCATCTCCCCGCAATTGTTCGGGCAATCAATGAATAATCCAAAGGACATTCCATTCGCGGCTGCCTACGCATTTTCTATTTACCAATTCTTTAAATGGATACAGGAACTGCCCAACCCATCCGTGAGAACATTAATTTATGCATCGGTTGGTATTGCAGTCGCAATTGGTATTCGCGTAGGTGGTTTGATATTGGTCGGCATCTTAATCGTATTCCTGTTTACAGAATGGATTTTTAATAAGCAACTACGAGAAAAAATAAAAGAACAGGGAAATTATATCCGCATCATTAAACATCTTGTGATGGTATCTGCAGCAGGATATTTTGGATCTCTTTTGTTCTGGCCTTATGGACTGGCTGCTCCTTTCAGCAATCCATTTAAAGCGTTGGGCGAGATGCAGAATTTTTCTACTACCATCAGAATTCTTTTTGATGGTAAACACATCATGTCGAATGAGGTTCCATGGAATTATATTCCTGTGTGGATTTCCATCACTACTCCTTTGATCATTCTGATTCCTGCAGCACTGATGGTGGTGAGCACGCTGGCAGCAAGAAAATATTTCAGGTGGGAATATATGCTGCTGCTCATTTTTGTAATCATTTTTCCGTGGGCCTATGCGGTCTATAAAAAATCTTCACTGTACGACGGGCTACGTCACTTTCTTTTTATCGTTCCCCTGATAACAGTTTTGGCCGCTTTGTTTTTTGATTTCTTATTTCGTTCAGCAAAAAATGCAAACGTACGTGGTGCCCTTGCAGCCCTGTTATTGATCGGTATATTTTTCCCGCTCTCCTGGTCGATAAAAAATCATCCGGATGAATATTGTTACTTCAATGAATTAACCGGAGGCATTAAAGGCGCTTATGGAAATTATGAAACAGATTACTGGATGAACAGCATCCGCGAATCAACCGATTGGTTTCACGCACAAAAGGAGTTGATGGGTGGTGAAAAAAAGATTACCGTTGCTACCAATTGTATCGAACCTGTGAAGTATTATTTCAGAAATGATACTGCAAAAGTGAAAGTGATTTACGTTCGTTATTATTCAAGGGCTTCAAAAGACTGGGACTATGGCATTTTTTATTCACGGTTTATTGATCAGTCACAACTGAAAAATAAATCGTGGCCCAACACCCATACAATTTATGAAGCAAAAGCAGATGAAGTGCCATTAAGTATTGTGGTAGAACGTAAAGACAAATCAGATTTTTACGCGGCTGAAGAATTGGAAAAGAAAAATTTTATTGTTGCAGATTCGCTATACAGTAAAGCAGTGCAGTATGATCCGAAGAATGAAGAAGCACTGGCAGGTCTTGGCACTTCGCAACTGCAATTGAATGAACCGCAAAAAGCTATTCAATCCATTACACAATCGCTGCAGGTTTATCCTGCCAATTTCACGGCACTCAGCCTGCTTGGACTAGCCTATGCGCAAAGCGGAAAAACAGAGCAGGCCATTCAATTGTTGAATCAATCGCTGGAAGCCAATCCGAATAATCCTCAACCCTATTATTATCTCGGACTCATTTACCAGCAAAAGGGTGATAATGCAACAGCACAAAGGTACTTCGATGTGGTGAAGCAGTTTCAACAGGCAGGACAACAATAA
- a CDS encoding D-glycero-beta-D-manno-heptose-7-phosphate kinase, with product MPHTKFDLDIQNIIKKFIGSKIIVVGDVMLDVYLRGSVNRISPEAPVPVVSIEEKDERLGGAANVALNLKSLGATPLLCSVIGNDVASKSVRRILKKNGMAGAGLLSSSKRITSVKTRVLSRNHQMLRYDAEDTTDLNTIDEQWLIKKISEMIMVEKPAALIFEDYNKGVLTEKLISNIIALCRKKKVFTAVDPKKKNFFTYKNIDLFKPNLREIRDAFNKEITEINSASLLNVSDELMQRLGNKITLITLSEMGIFFHSKKDAGIFSAHKRHISDVSGAGDTVIALITLCLVSGLSLPEAATLANMAGGLVCEHPGVVPISTDMLLSELKNN from the coding sequence ATGCCTCACACGAAATTTGATTTGGACATTCAGAACATCATAAAGAAATTTATAGGTTCTAAAATAATCGTAGTAGGCGATGTGATGCTCGATGTGTATCTGCGTGGCAGTGTGAATCGCATCTCTCCCGAAGCGCCTGTTCCTGTTGTTTCCATTGAAGAAAAAGACGAACGTTTGGGTGGTGCCGCCAATGTGGCGCTTAACCTGAAATCACTCGGAGCTACTCCACTACTTTGTTCTGTTATTGGAAATGACGTGGCTTCAAAGTCTGTCCGCCGCATTCTTAAAAAAAATGGAATGGCAGGTGCCGGACTACTTTCGTCATCAAAACGAATCACCTCCGTAAAAACCAGAGTACTCAGCCGTAATCATCAGATGCTGCGTTATGATGCAGAGGACACCACAGACCTGAATACAATTGATGAACAATGGTTAATCAAAAAGATCTCAGAAATGATTATGGTCGAAAAACCGGCAGCGCTCATTTTTGAAGATTATAACAAAGGTGTGCTTACTGAAAAACTGATCTCCAACATCATTGCCCTTTGCAGAAAGAAAAAAGTGTTTACAGCAGTGGATCCCAAGAAAAAGAACTTCTTCACCTATAAAAACATTGACCTCTTCAAACCAAATCTTCGTGAAATAAGAGACGCCTTCAACAAGGAAATCACTGAAATTAATTCAGCATCCCTGTTAAATGTTTCGGATGAACTGATGCAAAGGCTCGGTAATAAAATAACGCTGATCACGCTTTCGGAAATGGGCATTTTCTTTCATTCCAAAAAAGATGCTGGTATTTTCTCAGCTCACAAACGGCATATCTCAGATGTTTCCGGAGCCGGTGATACAGTAATTGCACTCATCACGCTGTGTCTTGTATCAGGCTTGTCATTACCTGAAGCAGCTACTCTTGCAAATATGGCCGGCGGACTGGTTTGTGAACATCCCGGCGTGGTACCTATCAGCACCGATATGTTGCTTTCGGAATTAAAAAACAACTGA
- a CDS encoding pyridoxal phosphate-dependent aminotransferase yields MEVLSHRITRLAESETLQMAKLSRELRSKGYDIIDLSLGEPDFQTPKHIGDAAKKAIDDGFTKYPPVAGYLDLRQAISEKFTQENNLNFTPEQIIVSTGAKQSIANVMMVMLDPGDEVILPSPYWVSYREIIKLGEGNMVLIPSTVENNFKITPQELEEAISPRTKIFCFSSPCNPSGTVYSKEELKAFADVFARHPGIFVISDEIYEHINFTGKHESIAQFDAMKDRVIVVNGCSKAYAMTGWRVGYIGAPLWIAKACEKMQGQITSGTCSIAQRAAFAAITSDQTETAKMSAEFEKRRNLVLKMLADVPGIKCNHPGGAFYVFPDVSSFFGLSNGEQIMMNGNDLCNYLIYHAHVTLVPGAAFGNENCVRISYATSEEKLTEALNRIKVALAKLK; encoded by the coding sequence ATGGAAGTACTTTCACACAGGATAACAAGGCTGGCAGAATCTGAGACTTTACAGATGGCAAAGCTGAGCCGCGAGTTGAGGAGCAAAGGATATGATATCATTGACCTTAGCTTAGGTGAACCGGATTTTCAAACTCCGAAGCATATTGGAGATGCTGCTAAAAAGGCCATTGATGACGGTTTTACGAAATATCCTCCGGTAGCAGGTTATCTTGATTTGCGACAAGCCATTTCAGAAAAATTCACCCAGGAAAACAACCTTAATTTTACACCCGAACAGATTATCGTAAGCACCGGCGCCAAACAATCCATTGCCAATGTAATGATGGTCATGCTTGATCCGGGAGATGAGGTGATTCTTCCAAGCCCGTATTGGGTGAGCTACCGCGAAATAATCAAGCTGGGCGAAGGTAATATGGTGCTGATCCCTTCTACAGTTGAAAATAATTTTAAGATTACTCCGCAAGAACTGGAAGAAGCCATCAGCCCTCGCACCAAAATTTTCTGCTTCTCTTCTCCTTGTAATCCTTCAGGCACCGTTTACAGCAAAGAAGAATTAAAAGCATTTGCTGATGTCTTTGCGAGGCATCCCGGGATCTTCGTGATTTCAGATGAAATTTATGAGCACATCAATTTTACAGGAAAGCATGAAAGCATCGCGCAGTTTGATGCCATGAAGGACCGCGTGATTGTGGTAAACGGTTGCTCAAAAGCATATGCGATGACCGGGTGGCGTGTGGGATATATAGGTGCACCCTTGTGGATTGCAAAGGCTTGTGAGAAAATGCAGGGACAGATTACTTCAGGCACCTGCTCGATAGCACAGCGTGCCGCATTTGCAGCTATTACCAGTGATCAAACGGAAACGGCAAAGATGAGCGCCGAGTTTGAAAAACGACGCAACCTTGTGCTGAAAATGCTGGCCGATGTTCCAGGGATTAAATGCAATCATCCCGGAGGCGCATTTTATGTGTTTCCGGATGTTAGCTCATTCTTCGGTTTATCAAATGGAGAACAAATTATGATGAATGGAAATGACCTTTGCAACTATCTCATTTATCATGCACATGTAACTCTTGTTCCGGGTGCGGCATTCGGAAATGAGAACTGTGTAAGAATTTCGTATGCAACATCGGAAGAGAAGCTGACGGAAGCGCTTAATAGAATAAAAGTTGCGTTGGCAAAATTAAAGTGA
- a CDS encoding HD domain-containing protein has protein sequence MAVMSACAKELHIETYLVGGYVRDQVLQRPSKDIDVTVVGSGIDFAKYVATKVVPAPSLAVYKNFGTALLKHEDFEVEFVGARKESYRADSRKPIVEDGTLLEDLSRRDFTMNALAISLNDADYGMLLDAFEGLNDISKKTIRTPLDPDITFSDDPLRMMRAIRFATQLKFTIDVKTFAAISRNKERIQIISQERIAEELNKIISSPKPSIGFDLLFKSGLLQLIFPEFVQLYGVEHLEGKGHKDNFYHTLQVLDNVADRSNDLWLRWAAVLHDIAKPDTKRFEKNHGWTFHGHEVVGSRKAAAIFRKFHLPLNEKLQFVQKMVLLHLRPISLSKEQVTDSAIRRLLFEAGEDVDSLMILCESDITSKNENKVRKYLQNFQLVREKMVEVEAKDQMRNWQPPITGELIMKTFNKPPGREIGRIKDAVREAILDGKIANNFEEAFNFMVEKASESGWTPVTEN, from the coding sequence ATGGCAGTGATGAGTGCTTGCGCGAAAGAACTTCACATAGAGACTTACCTGGTAGGTGGTTATGTACGTGATCAGGTGTTGCAACGTCCTTCAAAAGACATTGACGTAACAGTGGTGGGAAGCGGAATTGATTTTGCAAAATATGTTGCGACTAAAGTAGTGCCTGCACCATCTTTGGCCGTCTATAAAAATTTTGGGACCGCACTTTTGAAGCATGAAGATTTTGAAGTGGAATTCGTGGGAGCCAGGAAAGAATCTTACCGCGCAGATTCGCGGAAACCAATTGTTGAAGATGGTACTTTACTCGAAGACCTTAGTCGACGAGATTTTACCATGAACGCGCTGGCCATCAGTTTGAATGATGCAGACTATGGTATGTTGCTGGATGCATTTGAGGGGCTGAATGATATCAGTAAGAAAACAATCAGGACACCACTCGATCCTGATATTACGTTCTCTGATGATCCTTTGCGGATGATGCGTGCCATTCGTTTTGCTACACAACTTAAGTTTACGATTGATGTTAAAACTTTTGCTGCTATTTCGAGAAACAAAGAAAGAATTCAAATCATTTCGCAAGAAAGAATCGCGGAAGAACTGAATAAAATCATCAGCTCTCCTAAACCTTCCATAGGTTTTGATTTGCTGTTTAAAAGCGGGTTGTTGCAGCTTATCTTTCCTGAATTTGTGCAGTTATATGGTGTAGAACATCTGGAAGGAAAGGGTCATAAGGATAATTTTTACCACACGTTGCAAGTGCTGGACAATGTAGCGGATCGCAGCAACGATTTGTGGCTTCGGTGGGCAGCCGTATTACATGATATTGCAAAGCCCGATACGAAACGGTTTGAAAAAAATCACGGATGGACGTTTCATGGCCATGAAGTGGTAGGGTCAAGGAAGGCGGCAGCTATCTTCAGAAAATTTCATTTGCCGTTGAATGAAAAACTACAGTTTGTGCAAAAAATGGTGTTGCTTCATTTGAGGCCCATCAGTTTATCAAAAGAGCAGGTTACTGATTCTGCTATCAGGCGATTGTTGTTTGAAGCCGGGGAAGATGTTGATTCACTTATGATTTTATGTGAATCGGATATTACTTCCAAGAATGAAAATAAGGTGCGTAAGTATTTGCAGAATTTCCAATTGGTGCGTGAAAAAATGGTGGAGGTGGAAGCGAAAGATCAGATGCGCAACTGGCAACCACCGATCACCGGGGAATTGATAATGAAAACTTTTAACAAACCACCTGGAAGAGAAATTGGCAGGATCAAGGATGCAGTGCGTGAAGCAATACTGGATGGGAAAATTGCAAATAATTTTGAGGAAGCGTTTAATTTTATGGTAGAAAAAGCTTCAGAGTCAGGATGGACACCCGTGACAGAAAATTAA
- the miaA gene encoding tRNA (adenosine(37)-N6)-dimethylallyltransferase MiaA, giving the protein MPAVKKYLVTVVGPTAVGKTKVSIQIARHFSTAIISADARQFYKEMNIGTATPSFEELQSVPHYFINQLSVAQDYTAGDFEKEAIATLETLFKTQDVVVLVGGSGLFISALLYGLDVFPEITDAANSELSQLYLSGGIEALQKLLKEKDPDYFAFVDRNNPQRLLRALGVCLSVGKPYSSFRNKNKVQRNFIPIQIGLQIERKTLYRQIDERVDKMMQEGLLEEVKTLLPYEHLNPLQTVGYRELFSYLDGRSSLEDAVNLIKQHTRNYAKRQLTWFRKENGITWFTPEQLEEILLFINEKINSPVKYGA; this is encoded by the coding sequence CTGCCTGCTGTGAAAAAATACCTGGTTACTGTAGTTGGTCCTACAGCAGTTGGCAAAACCAAAGTAAGCATACAGATTGCACGGCATTTTTCAACTGCTATTATTTCTGCTGATGCCCGCCAGTTTTATAAAGAAATGAATATAGGCACTGCAACACCTTCGTTTGAAGAACTTCAATCGGTACCTCATTATTTTATAAATCAATTATCTGTTGCACAGGATTATACTGCGGGCGACTTTGAAAAAGAGGCAATAGCAACACTGGAGACACTTTTTAAAACGCAGGATGTTGTTGTACTTGTCGGCGGTTCAGGTCTTTTTATAAGCGCATTGCTTTATGGACTCGATGTTTTTCCTGAAATTACTGATGCTGCGAATTCGGAGCTCAGTCAATTATATTTATCAGGAGGAATTGAAGCTTTACAAAAATTATTGAAAGAAAAAGACCCTGATTATTTTGCATTTGTTGATCGAAACAATCCACAGCGGTTGTTGCGGGCTTTAGGTGTATGTCTTTCTGTTGGAAAACCATATTCTTCCTTCAGAAATAAAAACAAGGTGCAAAGAAATTTTATCCCGATACAAATCGGATTGCAGATAGAGAGAAAAACTTTGTACCGGCAGATTGATGAAAGGGTGGATAAAATGATGCAGGAAGGTTTATTAGAGGAAGTGAAAACTTTGCTTCCTTACGAGCATCTGAATCCGCTGCAAACAGTTGGCTATCGCGAATTATTCAGTTACCTGGATGGTAGATCATCACTGGAAGATGCTGTTAATCTGATCAAACAGCATACTCGCAATTATGCCAAGCGCCAGTTAACATGGTTCAGGAAGGAGAATGGCATTACCTGGTTTACTCCTGAACAATTGGAAGAGATTTTACTTTTTATAAACGAGAAAATTAATTCTCCTGTTAAATATGGAGCATGA
- a CDS encoding metallophosphoesterase family protein yields MKYIGILSDTHGILDPAVFEYFNECDEIWHAGDFGHGVAATLTAFKPLKGVYGNIDGESIRQLFPEELLFSCENIKVFITHIGGYPGHYEERALNIIKSNKPDLFITGHSHILKIVRDPKQNNLLHINPGAAGRSGFHQMRTIVRMKIDGSRMFAVEVIELGKRSSI; encoded by the coding sequence ATGAAATATATTGGCATTTTATCTGACACCCACGGAATTCTTGATCCTGCTGTTTTCGAATATTTTAACGAATGTGATGAGATCTGGCATGCAGGCGATTTTGGACACGGAGTTGCTGCTACTTTAACAGCCTTCAAACCATTGAAAGGAGTTTATGGAAATATTGATGGTGAATCAATCAGGCAGCTCTTTCCGGAAGAACTATTGTTCTCCTGCGAAAACATAAAAGTTTTTATCACACATATAGGTGGCTATCCGGGGCATTATGAAGAACGGGCCCTCAATATTATCAAATCGAATAAACCTGATTTATTTATTACGGGTCATTCTCACATTTTGAAAATTGTGCGCGATCCGAAACAAAATAATTTATTGCACATCAATCCCGGAGCCGCTGGCAGGAGTGGGTTTCACCAAATGAGAACAATCGTAAGGATGAAAATTGACGGGAGCAGGATGTTTGCTGTCGAAGTGATTGAATTGGGAAAAAGAAGTTCTATTTGA
- a CDS encoding carboxypeptidase-like regulatory domain-containing protein, translating into MQRILFVVVLQCFSFLANSTTISGLVTDEKNQPLSYSNVYIKNTTQGATANSEGRYVLNLSPGNYELVFSYVGYLQVKKNVTLADFPIQLNVQLQPDQVELKEVVVTAGSEDPAYRVIKAAIKKRNFFLDQVNAFNCKVYIKGVARLDSAPKKFMGYNLEKKGLDSTSFGIIYLSESESEYYFRKPNEVKEIMLSSKVSGDGKAFSWNKASDFDFNFYKNLVDAGMMSNRPFISPIAETALLYYKYKLIGTFYEDGELVNKIEMIPRRKGDPVFSGYIYIVEDSWRIHSTDLWLNKDANLDFIDSLKLSQTYAKVNDSLWMPYNQTMQVFINAFGFRMKAKFAGVFTEYMIDPVLVNKFFSGEVWKINEDANEKDSLYWKAKRLIPLTDEEANDYQEKDSLFIVQNSKSFLDSADRANNKFAFFDLIYGYHYYRRYNQTSYSTSGLLSFINYNTVEGFAPSISLHLTKRWDDHREYRISSTLRYGFSNHEPSAKISMRYLFDPVKAASWSLDGGRFVTQFNDENPISPLINTIYTLFVGENYMKLYMNAYARASVTKEVVNGIQLTAGTSFNHRTVLENTSFNSFADESNRNFTTNDPQIAVYDSAVYFIGYNAWLINLKATIHFAQKYFSRPNEKINIGSKYPVLTVSYTQGLPWIGSDVNYNQLDLSVDDHFKLGTIGEGDYNLSGGAFLIRKNLGAAELKHFNGNQTIFAQADRMNAFQLLPYYTYSTDQWYLQGHIEHHFHGLLLNHIPLIRKLKLQEVIGAHYLQTKDLQYAELSFGLEHILKLFRVDFVTAYSNQQHFSSGVLIGLTLGGNGSGISVSVDE; encoded by the coding sequence ATGCAGAGGATTTTATTTGTTGTTGTGCTTCAATGTTTTTCTTTCCTGGCAAATTCAACTACAATAAGTGGGTTGGTAACGGATGAAAAAAATCAGCCGTTGTCTTATTCCAATGTCTATATTAAAAACACTACGCAAGGTGCAACAGCTAATTCGGAAGGAAGGTATGTATTGAACCTGTCACCGGGCAATTATGAATTGGTATTTTCTTATGTCGGATATCTGCAAGTGAAAAAAAATGTGACACTTGCGGATTTTCCCATTCAACTAAATGTTCAACTGCAACCCGATCAGGTGGAACTAAAGGAAGTGGTGGTTACAGCCGGGAGTGAAGATCCTGCTTACCGTGTAATCAAAGCAGCAATAAAAAAACGAAACTTTTTTCTTGATCAGGTTAACGCATTCAATTGCAAAGTGTATATCAAAGGAGTTGCCCGTCTTGACAGTGCGCCGAAAAAATTTATGGGTTATAACCTTGAAAAAAAAGGGCTTGATTCGACATCATTTGGCATTATTTACCTCAGTGAATCGGAGTCGGAATATTATTTCCGCAAGCCAAATGAGGTAAAAGAAATCATGCTTTCTTCAAAAGTGAGTGGCGATGGCAAAGCATTCAGCTGGAATAAGGCAAGCGATTTCGATTTTAATTTTTACAAAAACCTCGTAGATGCCGGTATGATGAGCAACCGGCCCTTTATTTCTCCGATTGCGGAAACAGCATTGCTGTATTATAAATATAAACTGATCGGTACTTTTTATGAAGACGGTGAGCTGGTGAATAAAATTGAGATGATTCCACGAAGAAAAGGTGATCCTGTTTTTAGCGGTTACATTTATATTGTTGAAGATAGTTGGCGAATACACAGCACTGATCTCTGGTTGAACAAAGATGCGAACCTGGATTTTATCGATTCTCTTAAACTGTCGCAAACCTATGCGAAGGTGAATGACTCACTCTGGATGCCATACAATCAGACGATGCAGGTTTTTATAAATGCCTTTGGTTTCCGGATGAAAGCAAAATTTGCAGGTGTATTCACAGAGTATATGATTGATCCTGTTCTGGTGAATAAATTTTTTAGCGGGGAAGTGTGGAAGATAAATGAAGATGCCAATGAAAAAGATTCATTGTATTGGAAAGCGAAACGGCTCATTCCTTTGACTGATGAAGAAGCCAATGATTACCAGGAGAAGGACAGCCTCTTTATCGTTCAAAATTCAAAATCATTTCTTGATTCAGCGGATCGTGCCAATAATAAATTCGCTTTTTTTGATTTGATTTATGGTTATCATTATTACCGTCGTTACAATCAGACCAGTTATAGTACCAGCGGACTTTTGAGTTTCATCAACTATAATACGGTAGAAGGATTTGCACCTTCCATCAGTTTGCACCTTACCAAACGGTGGGATGATCATCGCGAGTATCGGATAAGTTCGACGTTACGCTATGGATTTTCAAACCATGAACCTTCCGCTAAAATTTCAATGCGTTATCTATTTGATCCGGTTAAAGCTGCTTCGTGGAGTTTGGATGGCGGACGATTTGTAACGCAGTTTAATGACGAGAATCCTATTTCTCCGCTCATCAATACGATATACACTTTGTTTGTTGGAGAAAATTATATGAAGTTGTATATGAATGCTTATGCGAGAGCATCTGTCACGAAAGAAGTAGTGAATGGCATCCAGCTAACAGCCGGCACTTCATTCAACCACCGCACAGTTTTAGAAAATACCAGCTTTAACTCATTTGCGGATGAATCAAACAGAAACTTCACCACTAACGATCCGCAAATTGCCGTTTATGACAGCGCTGTGTATTTTATTGGATACAACGCCTGGCTGATCAATCTGAAAGCAACGATTCATTTTGCGCAAAAATATTTTTCACGCCCGAATGAAAAAATCAATATCGGATCAAAGTATCCTGTTTTAACAGTGAGCTATACGCAGGGACTTCCATGGATTGGCAGTGATGTAAATTATAATCAGCTGGATCTTTCAGTAGATGATCATTTCAAGTTGGGTACGATAGGAGAAGGTGATTACAATTTGTCAGGAGGCGCATTTCTTATCAGAAAAAATTTGGGCGCTGCGGAATTGAAGCACTTCAATGGTAACCAAACCATATTCGCTCAAGCTGACCGCATGAATGCATTTCAGTTGCTTCCTTATTACACTTACAGCACTGATCAATGGTATTTGCAGGGGCATATCGAACATCATTTTCATGGCTTGTTGCTGAATCACATTCCTCTTATCAGGAAATTGAAATTACAGGAAGTGATTGGCGCGCATTATCTCCAGACAAAAGACCTGCAATATGCAGAGCTGAGTTTTGGATTAGAACACATCCTGAAATTATTCAGAGTTGATTTTGTTACTGCCTACAGCAATCAACAGCATTTTAGCTCCGGCGTTTTAATCGGACTTACGCTGGGAGGCAATGGAAGTGGTATTTCCGTGAGTGTGGATGAATGA